The window ATGAAGGTGTTCGATTCATTGAGGCGTCCGTGGATGCTTCGTTGGACGAAGTATTGCCCTTAAAGCCCTCTCCTTCTATGCTCTCCTTACATCCTAGTTTAAATGATGTAGTGGAGTTGATTCAAGTACAAGTCACACGTTTCACGTGTGGCTCCGTGGTGGTTGGATTCACCGGCCACCACATGATTGCTGACGGCCACGCGGCAAGCAATTTCTTCGTCGCATGGGGTCAAGCTTGTCGTGGAATGGAAATTACTCCACTCCCAATGAACGACCGCGCTATCTTCCGCCCTCGTGACCCTCCACTTATCGAATACAACCACGTGGGGGCTGAATTTGTGTCCAAATTGGTCAACAAAGAGTTAACCAAAGTCAACAATGAAAATAAAGAGAGAAGCATCATAGTTCACAAAGTGCATTTCACCTTGGAGTTCCTAGGGAAACTCAAGGCAAATGCATCATTCATGAATGGGAAGGCCAAGGCATATAGCACGTTCGAAAGTCTAATAGCCCATTTGTGGAGGGTTATTACGAAATCGCGTGAGATAAACGCGTCCCAAAATACTCAAATAAGAATTTCAGTTGATGGACGTAGAAGAATTATACCTAGAGTACCAGATGAATTTTTTGGTAACATAGTACTATGGGCATTTCCAACATCAAAAGTGAAGGACTTACTAGATGAGCCACTTCACTATGCAACAAAGATTATACATGATGCAATTACTAAAATTGATGACAAATATTTCAAGTCATTTATTGACTTTGCAAATCATAAAGTGACAGAAGATTTAATACCAAGTGCTGATATGAAGAAGGATTCATTATGTCCAAATTTGGAAGTCGATAGTTGGTTGAGGTTTCCATTTTATGACTTGGATTTTGGTACTGGTTGCCCATTTGTGTTTATGCCATCTTACTATCCAACAGAAGGGATGATGTTTCTTGTGCCATCATTTATTGGAGATGGAAGCATTGATGCTTTTATTCCTTTATATGAAGACAATTTGCCTACTTTCAAGAAAATTTGTTATTCTCTTGATTTGAAAGCAAAATGAGAAGAGTAGTTATGAGGTTTGTGGGGAAAAAAAGAGTTGTGGGCTAAGTTCTTGGTATATTGAGTTTTAACACTTTGgttagttatattattattttgagaattgtCATGTTGATGATCCAATATTTTGTAGAAGTGTGAGTTGTACTTAATTTCTTGAGTTTATGTTATTGTAGAATTCTTGGTTGTTTTTCTTCTACTACCGATACCaatgttattttcttctttttaaaaaagaaaaaacttttcttAGGGTTTTATGTATGGTATTCGATACATTTCTTTCTTTAGATCTGATCAGAGATACCAtgggaaatattttttattatatttaactGAATCTTTGTTTCAAATCTgtatatttattgaaaaaattatgaatgtgTACATATAATCACGGGCGGATCTATTAAGGCCCGTAGGGGTGGCACGCCATCCGTAAACTTCGACagaaactctatatatatagttgtatatagagagagatatatAGTTAAATATTAAACATGGCACTCAAAATAA of the Capsicum annuum cultivar UCD-10X-F1 chromosome 11, UCD10Xv1.1, whole genome shotgun sequence genome contains:
- the LOC107848097 gene encoding agmatine hydroxycinnamoyltransferase 1: MNVKIESSRIIKPLYEGTPPSTITHIPFNVFDNVTFDALMALIYAYRPPTPPTSTIETGLRKTLAVYREWAGRIGEDEHGHRGVFLNDEGVRFIEASVDASLDEVLPLKPSPSMLSLHPSLNDVVELIQVQVTRFTCGSVVVGFTGHHMIADGHAASNFFVAWGQACRGMEITPLPMNDRAIFRPRDPPLIEYNHVGAEFVSKLVNKELTKVNNENKERSIIVHKVHFTLEFLGKLKANASFMNGKAKAYSTFESLIAHLWRVITKSREINASQNTQIRISVDGRRRIIPRVPDEFFGNIVLWAFPTSKVKDLLDEPLHYATKIIHDAITKIDDKYFKSFIDFANHKVTEDLIPSADMKKDSLCPNLEVDSWLRFPFYDLDFGTGCPFVFMPSYYPTEGMMFLVPSFIGDGSIDAFIPLYEDNLPTFKKICYSLDLKAK